The genome window TTTTCTCCCCAGACTTGTAGTGCTTTGTGGGATTCGTCCTTTTTGTTAAAATGTGAGCCACCTGATGCATAGTATTTTACAGGCCAAAGTCGCTTTAGAGATCattaagaaaactgaggttccgAGAAGTTAAGGTTGAGATCCCAAAGGGGACACAGAAATAGGCCAGACCCAGTCCCTGCTCTTCAGCAGCTCAGGGTCGGGCAGAGGCCCTGGCAAGGCAGTGATGCTGCCCTGAAGGCACCTGCACAGGGTGGGGAGGCTGCCGGGGGAAGGAGCTGATTCTTCCAGGGAACTGGAGATGTCCACAGACATGTTTGGGCCTCACTGGAGCTGGGTCAGGAAGGCTAGGAGGGGGCcaagaggtggggtggggctttGGGGACGCATGTGGCTTTGGTGTCCCGGTGGATACCCAGGCTGGAAAGGCAGGCGGAGATCCAATGATGAAGGGCTGGCCTGTTACATTAGGAATTTGGGGAGCTGAGGGGGCAACAGAGTTTCTAAGGAGGGGAAGCATTGGGGTGACAAAGCCTGTGGCACAGGGAAAACATGGATTAGAGGGGAGCCAGCCAAGATGGGGCCTGTTGATGGAATAGAGAAGAAATATCAGAGGGACGCAGTGCGGGATGGGGATGATAATGGGTGTGGCCTGGGACATGTTGGCATATCTGGGGCATATGGAGCCAGGACCCAAACAAAAGATTGTAACCTCAGTCCGGTTATTTCCAGTCCATCCTCTCATAACAGCTGACATGTGAGTCTAACTGGGCCAAGCGCTATCTAGGTGTGAACAAAACACCGCTACctaccctcattttacaggggAAGGAAGcgaggcacagagaggcccaacaacttgcctgagatcacacaggTAGCAAGAGCAGAGCCAGGAGTTGACCCAGGCAGTCCAGATCTAGTGAACATGCTCATCACCACCACATTGCTTGGCCTGTTGTCTTCCTGACCTGTTACTGTTACTATATGTTGCATTTGCATatatgggactggggaggagagagggagagagaacaagtggcaattaaaaaatgagacaaGAATTATTAGTAGGTATGGATGAAAGGCAGAGAAGAGCCCCAGGACCAGTGTTTCTTGGGGAGAAACTGTGTAAGCAACATCTGGGGAATTAATgagggggagagagacagagggagaggcaCATGGGCAAGCGAGTGGGCAGGGCTCCGCAGCCCTGGCCAGTTAGCTCCTGCTCCTGAAGGCCTTGGAGGTACTATTCCTTGGTCCTCAGCTCCAGGCCAGTCCTCTGAAGCAGGTGATTCTCTGGATGAGCGAAATATGGGGGTTGAATAATGCAGATAAATCCCAGTCCTCCACTGGCAATGGGGAACTAGTTCTAGATGTGTAGGTATCCACATCTCCCTGGCAATCAATGACTACTCAGCCCACATTTATGGTCAGCCTCATAGGCTGCCACACAAAGGGATATTGGTTCTGTTGAATGTAAAGAGAGCTGCACTTTGAGAAGACACAATAGAGTTTGTGCAGGAAGAAAGCCTTCATGTGAGCAGAGTGACAGTGAGTGGGGCTTAGGCAGCTGAATTTAGCAGGTTAGGAAGATTCTGGAAAAGCAACTCTGCTTTCTTGTCTGAAGCAGGGTGACTAGTCAGCTAAGCAATCAGAGCCTGAAATCTTCTCTGGAACGAGGTGACATAAAAAATAGTGTGTGCTCCTGGCAGTACAATTCATGTCAAATTGAGGATTCTGAGGGTGTAATCTTGGCccacttcctccctctctccccactttctTTTTGTAGTCCCCCAAAACCTGACTGCTCAGAACCTCTGAGGCAATTCTGAGAAAAACAAGCAGGAAcctaaaggcagccagagtgaCACTGAGGGAAGTCTGGGAGCAGATCAGAGAGACAGCTGCTCTTCCCTGGCTAAGACAGCCGGGCGGGATCTTCAGTGtttggggggctggggtgggggtgtcagGGAAGTAGGCTCCAGGAAGTGAACCATGGGCCAAAGACAAATGGGTTAAAGGTCTGGAGAACAAGCCTAATGCTATGGGGTTAAAAACTTCTAAGAAACCATTTACATCAGCCTAGGTGTCAGGGTAGATCTTCATTTTTACCAAACAGTGAAAGGGGCCTAATCCCTCTGAGAGAAAACAGCCCCCTCAGCACATCACTTACCAAAGTGGCCAAAATCTACTGAGAAAACCCTTCTATTTAAACCCACTTCCTTTTCCGTGAGGATGGCCAAACCCCTTCCTCCCGCttgccctgggcagcaggggagacgGGGAGGCTCCTCTGGAAGGGCAGGAGCAGGAGCTTTCAAGGCCTGAACTTAGCCTGCCACGGTCATGTGATCCTCAGGGTTTCTCCCCACGGCTCATGCCTGTAAGCAATAGAGGCTGTGTAACAGCTGGTGACTGGACGAAGGACATTAAAGTGGGCAAGGGTAGCATGCCTCGGTGAGCTGATGGCTGCTCCAAGAGGCAGGCCAGAGGGCCAGTGGAGCCAGCAGCTGAACAGGTGGGGCCAGAGATAGCAGCCACTCTCTCCGGGGGGAAGGGACCAGGAGACAGACAGTTCCCGAGGCCGAGGGCCAAGTGTCTGAGGGCAGGATGCAGCCCCCTCAGGCCCCTTTATGCCCTTCTATTCTAAGGACACTTTACCTTGACATTCCAcaccaatttttttcctttttcaattcCTAGACTTTTCATTTCAGTCCCAAGAACCCCAAAAGGAGGTGACCAGGCAAAGATTGGGGGGAAGCGATGGGCTGACATTAATTGATAGGAGCGGCTCTGAGCAGTTCATGCTGCCTTATCTCTTTCCTTTGGATAGCGTGTGTCCGCCAGAGTCCGCGGGGTCGGTGATTAATAGGGGCCATCACTCACTGTCCAGGACGGCTGAaaggcagcagggagggggcGGCCCTCCCCAGAACTGAGATAACAAGCAGCAGGAATAATGAGTGGTGTCACTCCACTTTTCATTTTGATGGAAAGTCATTATGGGAGTCAACGCTGGCGACAAAGAGCCATGAATCAACTGCTCTGCTATGAAATTAAAATCGAATTGCTGGCTACCCCCAACCCCTACCCTTCCTGGGAAATGGGACGGGTAGGCAGCTTGGGAGAAGGGTGCTATCCTGGGGTGGCTCTACCCAATCACAGAGCAGGCAGCAGACAGGCGGCTAGTGAAGGTGACACTGCCTGTCTCCACCTTGTTTATCagacccttcctccccagccacATTTCCCCTCTGCCTGGAGGTAAGCtgtaattaaaggaaaaatacgGCTTTCCTGGCTCCACACAGCTGTCACCTGACTGTTTTGCTTGGGCTTCTGGCCTGAGTGGGGCAGTCTGGCCTGGCTGTGAAGAGGAAGGGATGCAGATGACTCAGCTTCCCCAGAGCCCCTGCAGAACCACCTGTAGATGCAGTCTGACCCCCGCAACCCCAAcaccagaggcagagagagcaagTCCTTAACCTGGGGCTCCACAGGAACAGCCGATGGCCCCCAGAGCCCACCTGGATCAAGAACCCCAGGCAAACAGGGGCACAGCCTTAACTCCACACCCAGAGAAGCAGAAACTGCTGGTAGTGAGGCAAGAGTCTCTTCCTCTTTTATTAAGTCCAACTAGATAACATGAAGGAGCAGAAGCTGTGGCTTCAGGCTGATGGGCCACAGGGCCAATCAAGACAGCTCCTTGCACAGAGTAGTGAGTGTCAGGGTCACCGTGTGGGTGATGGGTCCTTCATGTGGCTTCCCATCCTCCGGTCGGCCTGGTCTCTTGCCAGAAAGGGCCCTGCAACACCAGACCTGACTGTCCCACTCTGTCCTGAAGGATGGGAAGATGGGCAGGAAGAATGTGGAGGGCGTCACAGACAGGTTCCCATCAGGTTCACGGGGCGCCCATTGTATCTCTTGGAAATGTCAGCCTCAATCTGAAAGAAGGGGACACCAAgtaggcaggaagcagaggggTGCAGGGGCCTCATTCTGCAGAAACTGCAGCCTGCCCCTGTGGCAGCTCGCCGAGCTGGCTCACCAGCTTCTGTAGCTCCTTGGTCATCTCTAGCAGCAGGTCCAGCTTGGGCTCCAAAGCCGCTTGCTCCTGAAGTGCTTCCTGCTGCTTCTGCACCATCAGCTctttcttcaaagccagcagctgCGACTGCTTCAGCTTCTGCTGAAGGAACTCAGTCACTCGGTCCACATACCTGGGCAGGGTACTTGGGTAAGCGTTTGGTGTCGCTGTGTGACCCGAGCATCCCCATTCTCTGCTGGGAAAAGTGAGGCTCAGGAAACCAAATCTCTAATTGGCGTCTCAGCCTCCACATCCTTCAATCCCTTTTTGTGAGGGGTACCACATCCAGTTGCCCTGTCCTACCCAGGAGGCAGATTCATCACACCACTCCATCTTGCCCCAAAGAGAACCTTTGTCCCTAGCTGGGACAACACTGTTATGGGAGGCAGGGATGAGGCCTAAGGGGTCAGGGCTGCTCAAGGCGGCAGAGCTCTGCATCATGTCCCAGAACAGCCCAAAGTCAAGGGGAAAGCCAGACCTTGGTGAGGCTAGGATCATAAAAAGGTGTTGCATTCGAATACTGGTGAGCTGGCCAATCAGATCCTGCAGCACTGACACCATGGTAACCATCTTTGCCTTGGTCTGGCCCTGCAGGACGGCTGGAGCCAGCTGGAACTGGCTTATAGACAGGATGTCTGCCTCCTCGCTCATCTCCACTGCTCTCTGAGACAAGAAGATCTCCAGCTGAGGAGAGAAGAAGATTTGGTTCAAATCAAGAACAGAACTCAGAAGCTAAGCCCTGAGACTGCTCAAAATGCTAGAACGAGATGTGAAGGTTAGACTGTGGGTGAGGAGGGGTTACTGCCCCCAAACACTTCTGTTGCTAGAAACTCACCAAATAAAACGTGAGAGCTGACGGCAGCTTTTGCTGGCACTCTTTGGTCTTTCCTAGCCCAGGacaccctccttcctcccacccgCCTACGGATCAGATTACtaaaaacacagaaattcaaATAGTTCTTTCTGCCCCAGTGTAAGTATTTTCTGTCCATGAGAGGAATGAGATTCATCGAATAGGAATCTGTGTCTGAGaaacctggattaagaaaagccTAGAAAGAATCTGAGAACCAGTCACATATTCTTATTCTACCACAGCAACTTGACTCCATTGGTCCTCTTGCCTCCTCTTGGAACAAAAAGAGAAGGGAACTGGTGAGGGCTGAGAACTTTCACAAAGCCTTCCCCAAACAGTAGGCCACTGGGAAGGGACAGACCCAGAGTTTAGCAAAGACAGGCCTGAGCTTCCTAGACCCACAGCGAAGGCCCAAGAACTCTGGCTCTGGGCTGCTCCACACCTTAGCCACAGGGATGGTATTCAACCACAAATGAGATCATGTCACTCCAACCAAGCCAGCTCAAAACCTCCAACAGCTTCCCAGTTCAGCCAGAGCAAAAGCTGTGTTCAGACCCTCTTCACCTctcaaagcccttctgcttccCCGGCTCCCTTGCTCATCAGATGGAAAAGGCACACTCCCACCTGAGGCCtttgctccctctgcctggagagcTCTTCTGCCAGACATCAGCGTGGTTCCCTCTGCACCCCTGAAGGTCTTGACTTACTGGTCACCTTCACCAggaggcctttcctgaccaccGATATAAAGCTGCAGCCCTTCCCAACAatcccatctccctccccagctttcttcttctccATGGCACTTGTGTTGACATCTAACATACtgcatattttatattatcttGTCTCATCTGCCTtccccactagaatataagctccatgaggtcagGGACCTTGCTGTCTTATTCCCTGCTCAATTTTTGGCACCAGGGGCTTTGGAGGCTGTGCCATAGGCTTCAGAGGTATATGGTAAATAGTAGGGTGGTGGGGGGCATCCTAATATGGGATGTCCTGGCTCCATAACAGGGAGAGGGCTCAGTGCCCTTCACTCAGAGAGGAATGGCCCCCCAGAGACCAAAACTCACCTCCATGAGCTCATCGATAAACTGATTTCGGGTCTCAGGGTATTCAAGAAGTGTCAGGGCGTCTGGGCCCCTAGCAACACCTTCTGGAGCTGCCATGGACAGAGAGAAATTATAAAGCTGAGGATTGGAGAAAGAGTAGACCCTCAGGTTTGAGAAGCCTTGGTGGTTAATAAAGACAGACTCACTGCACTAAAGCCACTTTCTGTTCCAACACAAGGGGCAAGGATTATCCTTTCCTGTATGTCTCAGCTCTAATCAGGCTCTAATGCCAACCCCAATCTGTGAGGAGGACAGCAAAGCTGCATTCCCAGGAATGGAAGGGCCGCCGTCTGCTCTGGTGGGCGGTGGGAGGTGAAGTACCGTCCTGCACTGCCCTCTAGTGGCTCATGTCATGGCTACACCCCCTCAGCTGGAGGGAGGAAGTCAGGTCAGACTTCAGTGAAGCCCCCTATCAGAATAGCTGAACACATTCTTCATTAtctaaaaagctgaaagtttctaGGCTTAATCTTAAAAGCCTCTCTCCATCCCCCTGCACTCACATCATCATCAAGATTTCAAGAAAGCAGTTAAATGTGCAAGAAGTTCAAACTCAGCAGTGTAATTTTTTGTTTCTAGAGACACAGGGAGGGGCCTTTGAGGACgccagggctgcaggggagggagcACTTACCCTGAGTTCCCGCTTCCAGCACAGTGATCTGCAAAGCAGCAGTGTCTTCCCAATCTATTCCATCACCCCCAGCTTCCTGGGTGGAGAGCAAAGCAGTGTTGGAAGGGCTTTTCCCAGCAAAGGGAGCCAGAACAAACCAAAGCCCTCAGTAAGTTCAATGCCTGCACATTTCAGCTGAATGGAGGCCTTGCAGCCCTGATTTAGTTGGCAAAGATGGCGGTATAGCCCCTGCATGCTGCTAACCGAACTCCTGCTTGTAGAGCTATCACTGCCTCTACCCCCACACATCGCCCCAAACACCAGGAAAAAAGAGGCCAAGACTCTGATATGTCACTTTGGAAACTCCGTCTCCCCTGGATTACACTGGTCTGAGAGCTATGAACTTCAAGCGATGCTTTTAAAGACATAGACGACACTTTTCTTATCTTCAAAGCAGAGATCACTGAGAGGGCATCCTAACCTTTGAGTCTGATTCCAGGGAGATGCCCCAGTCAATTCCAGCAGCCTGGGCAGAAATGCCAGAGCCAGTGCTCTCAGAGGCTAGCTCTACTCCAAAGTCACCCCAGTCAATCTAGAAGGGGAGAAAAAGTGTTAGCTTgcagaagaggaataaaaaggggcCTGCCTTCCCATAGGTCTCAGCTGCTTCTGTAGAGAGTGCTGGCATACTGCTTGAAACGCAATCGCCCCCAAGCTCCCCAAAGGAGAGCTCACCTCCAGAGAGCTGGGGGGACTGCAGGGTTTCTAGTTCAAAGCCAAACAGCTCGCTGAGCCTCTTCAGCACTTAACTACACTCTGGTCTCAAGAAGGCCAGAAAAATAAAGGAGTCGAGTCTTTAGGGCCCCTGCACCCATAGTCTCTTTCACAggaattcctttcttccttctaggACTCTGGATTCTGGTTGTGGGGGGAGGAAGCAGCTCCCCCTTGGCAGCTGTCTTACCGCATCTTCCACTTGCTCAGGAGGCTCCTCAAGGCCCGGTCGCTCCACCACGGAGGGCTCTGTCCCTGTCCTCCATTCATATACTGTGGAGTTCCCTCGTTTCTGCACATGTCGCAGCATTGGCAGCACCTGCTCTGTGGGGCTGCAACAGAGCACACAATGACCCTCCAGCTGCCCGCTCACGGGGCCAGCACTAGGCTGTGGGCTGGGCCATAAGGTCAGATGGGCACAGCCCCCACAGCTTCAAGTGGGTAGAATAAAACTCAACTGTCATGTGGGAAAGATGCAAGTGGAGAAGAGAGGACAGCTAGGGAAAACAGGTAAACTGTCTCCCTTACCAGAGAGAAACTGGGGTCCTCTTTACCTTTCACACACAAACCCCACACAGGCCTGGTACAGGTCAATGGCGTCCCCCAGGGACTGAGCCCCTGCCCCGATCTCAGCCAGTTGACTGGGCAGGTCCTTCACCAGGGCCAGCAGTTCTCTTCGGACACTGTTTCCCTAGAGAGGATTGAAGAAGGTGGGCTCAGGTAGAAGTGGTGGGAAGTGGAGCCCAACAGATTAAACAAAACATCCCAAGACTGGAGAGAGGCAAGGAACGGGTCCAGGAAGGGCACAGCCAGGCTGGGAAGGAAGCCTCTCACAAAAGCAGAGGAGCTGGGCCCAGGCAGACAGAGGGCGCCCCAGGGGCCCTCCCGGCGCACCGTGATGCCATACTGCTTGCAGGAGTGGTAGAACTGCTCCCGCATCTCGCCAGCCCCGGCCTGGCCCTCCTCCTCCTTGCGGCTGTATTCTTGCCGCAGCTGCTGGCACTTGGCAATCTGCTTCTTCAGTGAGGGGATCTCGTAGTTGACATTCCGAATCAGGAGGCTAGAGAGTTCCACTGAGAAGGAAATTCACCCGGACACCCATACCATAGGCAAGCACACCCCAGGACATGCACAGTTAAACCCCACCATGGTGGCCAAGAGCAAGGGGTTGACCTCCAGCCTCTCCCCTTCCTAGCTGTGGAACCCAAGATAGTCATTTAGCCTCTCTAACCcaatcctcatctgtaaaatggggcaatgATATTTATCATGAGGACTGAGAGAACCTATATAAAAGAACAATTCTTTGCATTTAGCAGGTGCTTAGTATATATTGGCTATTGGAATTATTTATACTATTAGAAAACACAACCCAAACTACTAGTCCTTTGGTTACTCTCTCAGGAACCTGATATGCCCCCAGGAAGGCCCAGGCTTCTTCTGCCCAGTGTAAAACAGGGGTGCAGAAGGAGTCAGTCATCAAGAGATCAGTGGTGGAGGACCTACACACACTTCCCCGGTCTGACCCAGCAAATGCCTACTGCCTGCctggtcctcctcctccttccaccACTCTTCATGGAATTCCTTTTCCCACCTAGCAAACATTTacaccccagcctctccctgacAGACTGTGCCTCCAAGAAACCTCAGGTCTCAGGACTCTGGGAAGGGGCTTCCCCATGGATGCCAGGACCCCAGGCTGGGCCACTTTACCTAGGTAAGTGTTGTCCTTC of Manis javanica isolate MJ-LG chromosome 4, MJ_LKY, whole genome shotgun sequence contains these proteins:
- the CDK5RAP3 gene encoding CDK5 regulatory subunit-associated protein 3 isoform X3, with the translated sequence MQDHQHVPIDIQTSKLLDWLVDRRHCNLKWQSLVLTIREKINAAIQDMPESKEITQLLSGSYIHYFHCLRIVDLLKGTEASTKNIFGRYSSQRMKDWQEIVALYEKDNTYLVELSSLLIRNVNYEIPSLKKQIAKCQQLRQEYSRKEEEGQAGAGEMREQFYHSCKQYGITGNSVRRELLALVKDLPSQLAEIGAGAQSLGDAIDLYQACVGFVCESPTEQVLPMLRHVQKRGNSTVYEWRTGTEPSVVERPGLEEPPEQVEDAIDWGDFGVELASESTGSGISAQAAGIDWGISLESDSKEAGGDGIDWEDTAALQITVLEAGTQAPEGVARGPDALTLLEYPETRNQFIDELMELEIFLSQRAVEMSEEADILSISQFQLAPAVLQGQTKAKMVTMVSVLQDLIGQLTSIRMQHLFMILASPREWGCSGHTATPNAYPSTLPRYVDRVTEFLQQKLKQSQLLALKKELMVQKQQEALQEQAALEPKLDLLLEMTKELQKLIEADISKRYNGRPVNLMGTCL
- the CDK5RAP3 gene encoding CDK5 regulatory subunit-associated protein 3 isoform X4, producing the protein MGADHQHVPIDIQTSKLLDWLVDRRHCNLKWQSLVLTIREKINAAIQDMPESKEITQLLSGSYIHYFHCLRIVDLLKGTEASTKNIFGRYSSQRMKDWQEIVALYEKDNTYLVELSSLLIRNVNYEIPSLKKQIAKCQQLRQEYSRKEEEGQAGAGEMREQFYHSCKQYGITGNSVRRELLALVKDLPSQLAEIGAGAQSLGDAIDLYQACVGFVCESPTEQVLPMLRHVQKRGNSTVYEWRTGTEPSVVERPGLEEPPEQVEDAIDWGDFGVELASESTGSGISAQAAGIDWGISLESDSKEAGGDGIDWEDTAALQITVLEAGTQAPEGVARGPDALTLLEYPETRNQFIDELMELEIFLSQRAVEMSEEADILSISQFQLAPAVLQGQTKAKMVTMVSVLQDLIGQLTSIRMQHLFMILASPRYVDRVTEFLQQKLKQSQLLALKKELMVQKQQEALQEQAALEPKLDLLLEMTKELQKLIEADISKRYNGRPVNLMGTCL
- the CDK5RAP3 gene encoding CDK5 regulatory subunit-associated protein 3 isoform X2 — translated: MGADHQHVPIDIQTSKLLDWLVDRRHCNLKWQSLVLTIREKINAAIQDMPESKEITQLLSGSYIHYFHCLRIVDLLKGTEASTKNIFGRYSSQRMKDWQEIVALYEKDNTYLVELSSLLIRNVNYEIPSLKKQIAKCQQLRQEYSRKEEEGQAGAGEMREQFYHSCKQYGITGNSVRRELLALVKDLPSQLAEIGAGAQSLGDAIDLYQACVGFVCESPTEQVLPMLRHVQKRGNSTVYEWRTGTEPSVVERPGLEEPPEQVEDAIDWGDFGVELASESTGSGISAQAAGIDWGISLESDSKEAGGDGIDWEDTAALQITVLEAGTQAPEGVARGPDALTLLEYPETRNQFIDELMELEIFLSQRAVEMSEEADILSISQFQLAPAVLQGQTKAKMVTMVSVLQDLIGQLTSIRMQHLFMILASPREWGCSGHTATPNAYPSTLPRYVDRVTEFLQQKLKQSQLLALKKELMVQKQQEALQEQAALEPKLDLLLEMTKELQKLIEADISKRYNGRPVNLMGTCL
- the CDK5RAP3 gene encoding CDK5 regulatory subunit-associated protein 3 isoform X5, whose translation is MPESKEITQLLSGSYIHYFHCLRIVDLLKGTEASTKNIFGRYSSQRMKDWQEIVALYEKDNTYLVELSSLLIRNVNYEIPSLKKQIAKCQQLRQEYSRKEEEGQAGAGEMREQFYHSCKQYGITGNSVRRELLALVKDLPSQLAEIGAGAQSLGDAIDLYQACVGFVCESPTEQVLPMLRHVQKRGNSTVYEWRTGTEPSVVERPGLEEPPEQVEDAIDWGDFGVELASESTGSGISAQAAGIDWGISLESDSKEAGGDGIDWEDTAALQITVLEAGTQAPEGVARGPDALTLLEYPETRNQFIDELMELEIFLSQRAVEMSEEADILSISQFQLAPAVLQGQTKAKMVTMVSVLQDLIGQLTSIRMQHLFMILASPREWGCSGHTATPNAYPSTLPRYVDRVTEFLQQKLKQSQLLALKKELMVQKQQEALQEQAALEPKLDLLLEMTKELQKLIEADISKRYNGRPVNLMGTCL
- the CDK5RAP3 gene encoding CDK5 regulatory subunit-associated protein 3 isoform X1, whose translation is MQVWGWEQTINTCPSTSRPASCSVGGRTPVLPDVRRGRPFDSCRQQLGALMPQDWLVDRRHCNLKWQSLVLTIREKINAAIQDMPESKEITQLLSGSYIHYFHCLRIVDLLKGTEASTKNIFGRYSSQRMKDWQEIVALYEKDNTYLVELSSLLIRNVNYEIPSLKKQIAKCQQLRQEYSRKEEEGQAGAGEMREQFYHSCKQYGITGNSVRRELLALVKDLPSQLAEIGAGAQSLGDAIDLYQACVGFVCESPTEQVLPMLRHVQKRGNSTVYEWRTGTEPSVVERPGLEEPPEQVEDAIDWGDFGVELASESTGSGISAQAAGIDWGISLESDSKEAGGDGIDWEDTAALQITVLEAGTQAPEGVARGPDALTLLEYPETRNQFIDELMELEIFLSQRAVEMSEEADILSISQFQLAPAVLQGQTKAKMVTMVSVLQDLIGQLTSIRMQHLFMILASPRYVDRVTEFLQQKLKQSQLLALKKELMVQKQQEALQEQAALEPKLDLLLEMTKELQKLIEADISKRYNGRPVNLMGTCL